Proteins encoded together in one Desulfomicrobium apsheronum window:
- a CDS encoding DUF1566 domain-containing protein, protein MASHPIRHILGTSQTLCFNAEGRPVDCAGSGQDGEFRTGLAWPEPRFELLENDLAQDLLTGLVWPRTASLGDFPMSWPEALSAVARMNEEHAFGHADWRLPNRRELSSLISYNHHRPALPAQHPFTVSQTWYWTSTTASRAPGYAWHVHLEGGRMFYGDKTRDAMVWPVRGESPLLARTGQLTCHNVAGNVVDYEGTGQDAELLKGAAWPEPRFAPEDAGVRDLLTGLLWTSSADLCGVCTWEEALEAARRHRASDLRWRLPNIRELESLVDAERHDPALPAGHPFENPQEAYWSSTSSAYSPDWAYCLYLHKGAVGVGFKTKREFHAWLVSIE, encoded by the coding sequence ATGGCTTCCCATCCCATCCGTCATATTCTGGGCACCAGCCAGACCCTGTGTTTCAACGCCGAAGGGCGTCCCGTGGACTGCGCAGGCAGCGGTCAGGACGGAGAGTTTCGCACTGGACTTGCCTGGCCTGAACCAAGGTTCGAGCTGCTGGAAAACGACCTGGCGCAAGACCTCCTGACGGGCCTTGTCTGGCCCCGCACTGCAAGCCTCGGTGACTTCCCCATGTCCTGGCCCGAGGCGCTCTCGGCCGTGGCCCGGATGAACGAGGAACACGCCTTCGGCCATGCCGACTGGCGTCTGCCCAATCGGCGGGAACTTTCAAGCCTGATCAGCTACAACCACCATCGCCCCGCCCTGCCTGCGCAGCATCCGTTCACGGTCAGCCAGACCTGGTACTGGACTTCGACCACGGCCAGCCGCGCGCCGGGCTACGCCTGGCACGTGCACCTGGAGGGCGGGCGCATGTTCTACGGCGACAAGACACGCGACGCCATGGTCTGGCCCGTGCGCGGGGAAAGCCCGCTCCTGGCGCGGACCGGGCAGCTGACGTGCCATAACGTGGCCGGAAATGTCGTGGACTACGAGGGGACGGGGCAGGACGCGGAGCTGCTCAAAGGCGCGGCGTGGCCCGAACCGCGCTTTGCGCCGGAGGACGCGGGCGTGCGCGACCTGCTGACGGGGCTGCTGTGGACGAGCTCGGCGGACCTGTGCGGGGTGTGTACGTGGGAGGAGGCGCTGGAGGCGGCCAGGAGGCACCGCGCGAGCGATCTGCGCTGGCGCCTGCCGAACATCCGGGAGCTGGAGTCCCTCGTCGACGCCGAGCGGCACGACCCGGCCCTGCCCGCCGGACATCCCTTCGAGAACCCGCAGGAGGCCTACTGGTCCTCGACCAGCAGCGCCTACTCACCGGACTGGGCCTACTGCCTTTACCTGCACAAGGGAGCCGTGGGCGTTGGATTCAAGACGAAGCGGGAATTTCATGCCTGGCTTGTGAGCATCGAATGA
- a CDS encoding TraR/DksA family transcriptional regulator → MTPEQRREIKTRIEKRMQELRITIAQLEETSRPVSLDQPIGRLSRMDSMANQAISGQRLSDSKRTLMRLERALDRIDDDSFGICAECGEDIAPGRLLIMPEATLCVDCAE, encoded by the coding sequence ATGACCCCTGAACAGCGCCGTGAAATCAAGACGCGCATCGAAAAGCGCATGCAAGAGCTCCGGATCACCATCGCCCAACTGGAGGAAACCTCAAGGCCCGTGTCCCTGGATCAACCCATAGGACGGCTGTCACGCATGGATTCCATGGCCAACCAGGCCATAAGCGGCCAGCGCCTGAGCGATTCGAAGCGCACGCTGATGCGTCTCGAACGGGCCCTGGACAGAATTGACGACGACTCTTTCGGGATTTGCGCCGAATGCGGTGAGGACATCGCCCCCGGCCGCCTTCTGATCATGCCCGAAGCCACGCTGTGCGTGGACTGCGCAGAGTAG
- a CDS encoding 4Fe-4S dicluster domain-containing protein: MKQLSLAIDLDRCIGCKTCVAACRNYHGLVDHASAVPGMMPYYLRVESDRQGTYPEIAIRSWVMPCQHCKNAACIKACKAEAIVKDEQTGIVRILADKCTGSRACIEACPYGVIQFDAARNKAHKCDLCWDRVHMGEKPVCAEVCLTDAIRFGEKEILKMELEAEGKEIVKKMSAQSMIYFRTPG; this comes from the coding sequence ATGAAACAACTCAGTCTCGCCATTGATCTGGACCGCTGCATCGGTTGCAAGACCTGCGTGGCGGCCTGCCGCAACTACCACGGCCTGGTCGATCACGCTTCGGCCGTGCCCGGCATGATGCCCTATTATCTGCGCGTCGAGAGCGATCGGCAGGGAACCTATCCCGAGATAGCCATCCGGTCTTGGGTCATGCCCTGCCAGCACTGCAAAAACGCCGCGTGCATCAAGGCCTGCAAGGCCGAAGCCATCGTCAAGGATGAGCAGACCGGCATCGTGCGCATCCTGGCCGACAAATGCACCGGCAGCCGCGCCTGCATCGAGGCCTGCCCGTACGGGGTCATCCAGTTCGACGCGGCCAGAAACAAGGCCCACAAGTGCGACCTGTGCTGGGACCGGGTGCACATGGGCGAAAAGCCGGTCTGCGCGGAGGTCTGCCTGACCGACGCCATCCGTTTCGGAGAAAAGGAGATCCTGAAGATGGAACTGGAGGCCGAGGGCAAGGAGATCGTGAAGAAGATGAGCGCCCAGTCCATGATCTACTTCCGCACGCCCGGATAG